A region of the Streptomyces sp. NBC_00442 genome:
TACTCTCCCCAGTTGCATCCGGTCTGGAGTGCTTTGCCCGCGTCGTAGGGGACCATGTCGTAGTGCCAGGCTTCCAGGTCCCAGGTCGCGCCGCCGGCGTGGCCGCCGCTGCCGTTGGGGTAGGAGTACGACGCGTGGCAGTACAACTGCTCGTACGTCGAGTGCATCTCGCCCTGTGTGGCGTGCGGGAACATGAGCGTGTTGGACCAGACTTGCTTCCAGTTGTCGGCGGAGTCGCTGGAAGCGGTGTCCGAGCGCGACGTACTGGCGAACGCGGCGTCGGTCGGCGTGACATGCGTGGAGCGCTTGTTCTGGTCGGCCAGGTTCATGTAGACCTCGGTCTTCTTCACCCACTTCGAGTTGGTGATACCGCCATAGCCGATGCACGCGGTGTGGCAGCTCTCGAAGGCGTTGGGCTGGCCGCCGCTGTAAAGGATGTAGCGGCCGGACTGGAAGTCCTGCCGCACGCCCGTGTTGTTGTCCTCGTCGCCTCCGACGTAGTCCTCCTTGTATTCGTCGGACGTCGGGTAGCCGTAGTAGCCGCTCTCGTACCCGTTCTGTCCCCACCACCAGCCGGTGACCCCGTGGACGGCGTGGGCGCCGCTGTACTGGCTCCAGTACACGGTGCCGCCCTGGAACTG
Encoded here:
- a CDS encoding LGFP repeat-containing protein, which encodes MHSSLRRIGTLLVAPALALATITAGFIVGATPASAEVFCGSHSVDGAIWTEYTQTPGVQRSLGCPTTDELGTPDGVGRFQVFDNGSIYWTPDTGAHAAWGAIRQHWADLGWERGYLGYPLTDEITNPDGYGLRQQFQGGTVYWSQYSGAHAVHGVTGWWWGQNGYESGYYGYPTSDEYKEDYVGGDEDNNTGVRQDFQSGRYILYSGGQPNAFESCHTACIGYGGITNSKWVKKTEVYMNLADQNKRSTHVTPTDAAFASTSRSDTASSDSADNWKQVWSNTLMFPHATQGEMHSTYEQLYCHASYSYPNGSGGHAGGATWDLEAWHYDMVPYDAGKALQTGCNWGE